TCGATATCCAATAACAAAAGACTTTTGATCTGGGCAGCCTTCCAGTCCCAGTTCTGTGATAGGATCGTATTGTTTGCACGAGGTGGTGTGATGCCAATGGCGGTACACCCATCACTGAAGCTTTTGCTCTTGCCGGAGTAATTGGCAAGGGCGATCTCACTTCTTGCATTCAAAGCAAGGATGTCTTCGAATTCGACACCTGCCCCTTGTGCGACGCCCTCCATCTCCTCAATAAAATCCGGGTTATATTGTTCGATTGCATTCAAGTGTGACAGCGCCACTTCCTTCGCTTGTTTCCAGCTGATCTTGCTGTACCCATGAAACAAAGCTTCATAAGTAGATAGGCTTTGCAAGACCTGTTCTCTACCTTCCTCACCATGGTTCCTTCCGATTTCCATTGGTGAACCCTTCAGCTTTAGATGTTTGATCATTAATCAGTATCCTTTCAATCAAAGTTACCAGGTTCAATTCCGGTTGATGATAACCAGTTTCATTTCTGTCATTTCTTCAATCGCATATTTCAAACCTTCACGTCCTGTCCCACTTTCCTTAACACCACCATACGGCATATGGTCGACCCTGAAAGTAGGGATATCGTTGATCAGCACACCACCGACTTCCAATCGATCTGCTGCATCCAGTCCTGAATCGATATCCTTTGTGTATATTCCTGCTTGTAGTCCATAACGTGAATTGTTCATCAAGGTAATCCCTTCGTCAATGGAAGTAATGCGATTAATGATGACGATAGGCGCGAACACTTCCTGGCAGGACACATTAACATCAGAAGCTGCCTCCAATAGGACTGTCGGAGTCAGTACATTCCCTTCTGGCTTTCCACCGAATGCAACTTCAGCACCTGCATTTACGGCTTCTTGTATCCAATCCAAGCTGCGTCCCAAATCTTGTCCAGAAATCATTGCCGCTACATCCGTATTTTCGTCCAAAGGATTTCCGACAACTAATTTTTTTGTTTCAGCAATGAACTTTTGAACGAATGTGTCATAAATTGCTTCATGTACATATATTCGTTGCAAAGAGATACAGACCTGCCCCTGGAATGCGAAGGCACCCTGTACTGCTCTTGATATGATCTTATCGAGGTCAACATCTTCATCAACAATAACCCCGGAATTTGATCCTAATTCCAGTGTGACTTTTTTCAAGCCAGCCTTATTTCTGATCCCTGTCCCTACTTCAGGGCTCCCAGTGAACGTAACAGCCTTCACCCGATCATCGGTAACAAACGCTTCACCAATTACACTTCCCTTTCCTGTCACAATATTGAATCCGCCCGCTGGCAACCCTGCAGCCTCAATCAATTCTGCCAGGAAAAAGGCGGACAACGGCGTTTGATTCGCCGGCTTAAGGATGACAGGGTTTCCCGCAGCGATAGCAGGTCCAACTTTATGCGCGACGAGATTCATAGGAAAATTAAATGGAGTGATTGCGGCTACTACACCAATCGGTTCTCTTACAGTGTAAGCAAGACGGTTTTCCCCTCCAGGAGCAGCATCCAACGGTATTGTCTTTCCTTCAATCCGTTTCGCTTCCTCCGCTGCGAACTTATACGTCTGGATAGTACGTGCCACCTCTCCTCTAGCTGTTGTAATCGGCTTTGAAGCTTCCAGCGCGATGATGCGCGCTGCTTCTTCAGATCGTTCCTCCATCAGAGACGCAATCTTTTCGAGAATAGAAGCACGTTGATATGCTGGCATTTTTCTTAATACTGTTCTTGCTCCTTCCGCGGCGATGATCGCATTGTCCACATCTTCTACATTTCCCTCAGGAATTTCTGCAATTTGTTCTCCACTGAAAGGGGCGTAAAGAGGTTTATACGTTTTTGTTTCGATCCACTTTCCATTGATGAATAAATTCTTTTTCACTAACGTCGTCTCCATTACTGCTCCCCCTCTAATTGTTCCTTTACAACATCTTCGATTACTTGACCGATGACATCAAGCGCCTCGTTCAATTGATCGTCTGTGATGACAAGCGGACAGAGCGTCCGTATCACATTTCCATATAATCCAGCCCCTAGAATGACGACCCCCCGGCGGTTACATTCAGCAATGATCTTACCTGTTAATACCTTGTCTGGTTCCTTTGAGTCCCGGTCTTTAACGATTTCCATCGCTGTCATTGCTCCAAGGCCTCGAATATCACCAATTACATCTGTCTTTTCCCGCATTTCCTTGAATTTGTTTTTGATGAGTACACCGATTTTGTTTGCTCTTGAAATAAGGTTCTGCTCCTCCAATAACTTGATCACTTCAAGAGCAGCAACGCATCCTAGCGGACTTCCTCCGTAGGTCCCTCCAATTTCTCCAGGATTCGGAGCTTCCATGATTTCCGCTTTTCCTGTCACGGCACTTATAGGTAGACCTGCCGCAATCGATTTGGACATCGTGATCAGATCAGGATCGATGTCAAAATGCTCGGAAGCGAACATTTTTCCTGTCCGACCGAAACCTGTCTGAACCTCATCAGATATGAATAAAATACCGTGCTCTCTGCAAATTTCCCGGACTCCTTGTACAAACCGCTTTGAAGGTACGATAAATCCTCCTTCACCCTGAATCGGCTCCAGGATGAAAGCCGCGATATCTTCAGGAGGCACTTCACCTAGGAAGAAATCGTTTAACTGTTTCAACAGGTAGTCATCCAGTTGATTGTCCGTCATTCCTTCAGGCTTTCGATAATAATAGGGGTGACGCACTTTGTACGTATCGGAAGGAAATGGGCCGAACCCGTTTTTATAAGGCTTCACTTTACTAGTCAACGCCATCGTCATCGAGGTCCTTCCGTGGTAGCCTCTCTCGAACGATACGATCGCTCTTCTGCCTGTGTATTTACGTGCGATTTTTACTGCATTTTCTACCGCTTCTGCCCCAGAATTGAGAAAAAAGGTCTTCTTTTTAAAATTGCCTGGCGTGATTGCATTCAATTTCTCTGCAAGTTCGATGTAAGGCTCATACATCGCTACATGGAAACAGGGATGGATATACTTTTCCACTTGTTCCTGTACCGCCTTTACGACTGTTGGTGGACAATGGCCGGTATTTAACGAGCCGATCGCACCCGCAAGATCAATCAATGTATTTCCATCAATATCAGTGATGAGCGCGCCTTCCCCTTTTTCAATGAATGCAGGAGAGGTGTTGAAGGGACCACGAGGAACATTTTCTTCCTTCCGTTTTAAGAGGGCGCTTGATTTTGGACCGGGTAGCTCTGTTTTCAGGTTGATGTGCTTCGTTTTCAGCAACATTGGTAGACACTCCTTTTTTCTATATCTTCTGTTATTGTGATCGTTTAGACAGCCAATGTTTTTTCAGATAAAAGGGTCACAGCGGGCATGAATTCCAATCCGTGAGCATCAGCGACGGCTTGGTACGTCAATACTCCGTCCAGTGTGTTGATTCCTTTCAGAATCGACTCATTCTCAAGGCTTGCTTTCGCATACCCTTTACCCGCGATTTCCAGGGCATATGGGACTGTGACGTTGGTCAGACCGATCGTCGACGTTTTTGGCACAGCCCCTGGCATGTTCGCCACTGCATAATGAACAATACCATGCCTTTCATAGGTAGGGTGATCATGCGTCGTAATCCTGTCCACGGTTTCAAAAATGCCACCCTGGTCGATAGCGACATCCACGATAACGGCTCCGTCCTTCATCGTTTTCACCATCTCTTCCGTAACCAATTTAGGTGCTTTTGCGCCTGGGATAAGAACCGCACCAATGACAAGGTCCGACTCCGCAACAGCTTCTGCGATGTTCAGTGGGTTTGACATCAATGTATTGATTGCATTTCCAAAAATATTGTCTAGTTCACGCAATCTTTCAGGGTTGAGGTCGACAACCGTCACATCTGCCCCGAAACCGACCGCTAATTTAGCGACATTCATACCGACGACGCCACCACCGATGATGGTCACTTTGCCACGTCTGACTCCTGGTATCCCGCTCAACAAAACACCTTGACCGCCATGAGTCTTTGCAAGGAACTGGGCGCCGATCTGAGCAGCCATCCTCCCAGCGACTTCACTCATCGGCGTTAATAGTGGCAAGCTTCCATTACGTAATTGAATCGTCTCATAAGCAATGCTTACTACTTTCTTATCTAGCAGGGCTTTTGTCAAAGCAGGTTCTGCAGCCAAATGTAAATAGGTGAATAGAATTAATCCTTGACGGAAATAGTTGTACTCTTCTGGTTGCGGTTCTTTCACCTTCATTACCATTTCTTGTGCCCATGCCTCACGGGCGGTCAACACAATCTCAGCGCCTACAGACATGTATTGTTCATCTGTAAAGCCTGATCCAAGACCTGCACCTGTTTCGATATAAACTTCGTGACCGGATGAAGTTAAGTTGAATACTCCAGATGGAGCTAGTGCTACACGATTTTCGTTATTTTTTATTTCTGTCGGGATACCGATACGCATATGAATCCTCCTCATTCATCTCAACTTGAGTGCTATTGTATTATTTACTCGTGGTATACGCTTTGTTGGTCCATTCCATTGAAGTAGCATAACCTCTTGAAGCCTCGTCTTCAGGAAGATAGTTCGGAGTGACATCTTTCAGAACGAATCCATTGTTCTTCTGGAAGGTCAACACCGGATCGTAGATTTCATCATTGATGACCTTTTCTGCATACTCTTTTGCGGACATGATATCTGAATATTTATAGTAGTAAGGAATACGACCACCGATTATGATGCTCTTCAGGTTTAAATCCTTGCAAACCTGTTTTCGTGCGTCGTATAGACGCCGACCAAGCTTCAACTTCCGATAATCTTTGTGGACACTTACTTCAACGCCGTAGAGATTCAAGCCATCGGGGTTATGGTTCTTGATATACCCATTGTCGGATATCGCTGTATAGGAATGATTGTCTGCATAATCATCGAAATTGACGATGAGACTCGAACAGGATCCAACAATCTTTCCTTCATATTCCATACAGATCTGCCCCTCTGGAAAAATTTCAGCCTGACTAGCGAAATGCTCCCTTTTAAATGAGATATCAGGACCGAAGCTGTCATCAGAAAGTTCAGCCACCTCCAATACATCTTCTTGTGTAATGTTTCTGATGACGATTTCTTTTTCTAACCTGGGTAAATCAATGTTGTTCATACATCCATTCGCTCCTTTCAATAGTGGTCGAGTCTTAGTTTCCAGTGCTGATGGAGACAAATTTTTCTTCCAGATATTCCAATAAGCCGGACTTTCCACCCTCTTTGCCCATTCCGCTCTCCTTGATTCCTCCAAATGGAGCTTGAGGGACAATCGGTGCTGGATCATTGATTCCGACGATGCCATACTCCAATTCTTTCATCATGCGATGTCCTCTTCCAAGATCCTTTGTGAAGCAATATGCTGCAAGTCCATAGCTTTCATGATTTGCCCTCTCGATAATTTCCGTTTCATCTTTGAACGTGAAAATAGGTGCAACAGGTCCAAATGTTTCTTCAGTAGAGATCTTCATATCATCGTGTGCATAGTTGATGACCGTCGGTTCGTAAAAGTTTCCTATAGTGTTTTCAGAACGCCTGCCGCCGCATAACACTTTTCCGTTCCGTCTCAGTGCATCATCCACATGGCTTTCCACCTTTTCTAAAGCCTGGCTGTTGATAAGCGGACCGACATCGATTCCTTCTTCGATTCCATTTCCAACTTTCAATTTCGCGGCTGCTTCAGCAAGCTTCCCTCCGAATTCTTCAGCAATGCTTTCGGCAACATAAACCCTGTTGGTACTTATGCATGTTTGCCCTGAGTTCTTGAACTTCGTCACGAGGACACCCTGAACGGCAGCATCAAGGTCTGCATCATCAAATATGATTAATGGTGCATGCCCGCCAAGCTCCATGGACACTTTCTTGACTGTGTTCGCCGCTTTTCGGAGAAGCAATTTACCGACATTTGTTGAACCAGTGAACGTCAGCTTGCGGACATCTGGATTTTCGGTCATTTCGTCACCGATTTCCTCTGCTGGTCCGATGACTAGATTCGCTACTCCTTTCGGCAATCCAGCCTCATGAAAACATTCAAAAACTTTGATTGCTGAGAGCGGCGTTGATGGTGCTGGCTTCAGTACAACCGTACAACCCGCAGCAAGTGCCGGTCCGATTTTCCTTGTGATCATCGAAGCAGGGAAATTCCATGGAGTAATTGCAGCCGTGACCCCTACTGGTTCCCGTAAAAGCATCAAATGCTTATCAGGATGGGAAGCTGGGATGGTCTCTCCGTAAATCCGTTTCGCTTCTTCTGCATACCAATCCAGATAAGCGATTGCTCCTCCAACCTCTCTTTTGGCATCAGGTAACGGTTTCCCCATTTCCATTGTGATCGTTTTCGCGATATCATCCGCTTTATCTTTCATCTTCGCAACTACTCTCGCTAAATATTTACCACGTTTTTGACCGGTCTCTCTCTTCCATGTCTTGAACGCTTCCTTTGCACTTTCGATCGCTTCACGGGTCTCTTCACGACCGCCGGAAGCAACCGAATCAATGAGTTCTCCTGTAGCAGGGTTATATACCTCTAACGTTTCACCTGAATTTGATTTTCTCCATTCTCCATTTATATAGAGCATGTTTCATCCTCCTTGATCTTTTTTTAATTGATTTCTGCGAAATTCATTCCGGCGGGGCGATCGGCAAGCCAACTTGTGGGTTCCTTGTTGTGGGATCTTCCCTGGTTCGCTTTTCCCGCGGGAGTGTCGCCACTTTCGCTTAAAGAAATATTTCTATAGGGATGGGTCTTTTTTAATAAGTTGGATTTATCGGTATTTCTTTTCAAATACGGTAATTGATTCATCCAAAATGTTGACGATATCTTGTACTTGTTGCCTGTTGATAATCAACGGCGGTGCGATCGCTACGATGTTCCGTCCTACTTTGGAAACGAGCGGACGGAGGATCAACTTTCTTCTGAAGCATTCCTCTGTCACTTCTGTCGCTGGTAATAGGGAAGGATCAAATGGAACACCATTATCCCGATCTTCATACAATTCAAATCCTGCCAACAATCCTAATGCCCTCTCGTTCGTCACACTCGGATGCCGTTCTTTTAGATATTCGAATCCCGCCTTAAGCTCGAATTCCATGTTTTTTGCATTGGCCACAATATTGTCCCGTTCCAGAATTTCAATATTCTTCAGTGCCACTGCACAGGCGGTTGGATGTCCACTGTAGGTGAAACCGTGTGCCAGCACATCGTCATATTGAACCAGTGTATTTCGAATTTCATCCTTCAAGAGCACAGCTCCCAATTGTGAGTAACCGCTTGAGATCCCTTTGGCAACACACATCATATCCGGAACGACACCCCAGTTATCTACGCCGAACATTTCACCTGTTCGGCCAAATCCACAAATGACTTCATCTGCGATGAGTAGGATATTGAATTCGTCACAAAGCTTTCGGACTGCCTCCAGATACCCATCCGGAGGAACATGAACACCGCCGGAGCCTTGTACAGGTTCGAGGATGATAGCTGCAACTGTATCCGCACCCTCTTTTTCGATCACATCACGGATGCATCCCTCATAGTTCGAATCACTTTTATCACCTAATTCACAATTCGTGAGATGAGGTTCTGCATGATATACTTCGGTCATACCCGATCCGGAAAATGTATGAAAGGCTGGAATCGCTGTAGCAGTTTGCGCTCCAATCGTCACACCATGATAAGACTGCTTCAATGCGATGATCTTCCTCTTTTGCGGCATACCTTTCAGCGCCCAATAAAACCGGGAAAGCTTGAATGCGGTATCATTGGATTCAGATCCTCCAGATGTATAGAAAACAGCATTCAGATCACCTGGTGCCATGGTTGCTAGCTTCTCAGCCAAGCGTACTGCTGGTTCATTCGAGAAACCTGCGAAGGAAGAACTGAACGCTAATTTCGTCATCTGTTCTTTTGCCGTCTCTGCAAGCTCTTCATTGCCATGACCAAGGTTGACATTCCAGAGCATTGAAAGTCCGTCGATATACTGGGAACCCTCCGCATCGCTGACGTAGATTCCATCTCCATTTGCGAATCTGAGCTTCGGTCCATTGTCCGCGAAAAGCTTTGGATTGGTAGTAGGATGGATATAATGGCGTTTATCGAGTTCATCAAGATTAGTTGTCACAGAATCGTTCAATGTAAGTTGATTTGTCATGATTTGACCTCCTGATATAGGTGGGATTTGAATTCATCTATAAATAATGCAATAATCATGCCAACTTTAAATCCCTTGATTAAGGGGCATTTAATTCATGAAGATTCTGAAATTATGCAAATACGCATAACGCTATTAACAACTGCATGAGGTGTGGTTAACGGACACCAGGGACGTTATTTCTCCGAAAAGGCTCTGTTCTGGAGCATTAACGGACACCAGGGACGTTATTTCTCCAAAATGCACCTAAAATTATCCTCAAAATGCTAAATAAGGGCTCCTGTGTCCGTTAAAATTCTGAAACGATGTTTTTACTGAAAATAAGGGCTCTCATGTCCGTTAATTCGATCTTCAGAAAGAAAAAGGCTGGCCCAAAAAGAAAAGTGTCAGACACCTCCAACACAACATTTTGAATCAAAAACACGCTTTCTCAAAATGTTGTTAAGTTCGGAGGGAGTCAGACACTTATGGGTCAGCCCCTTTTCATTTTCTATAATTCTACTCTTTCTTGCTTCTGCAATATTTTCTGATACTTGCGGCTTACGGCTGATTGACTGATATCCAACGCTTTTGCCGCTTTGGTAGTTGTTTTGTATTTTTTCATAGCGAGTATGATCAGTTGTTCCTCCAAGTGTTCACGTGCTTCCTGGAGGGGAAGAATCCCTGTAATCATCGGTTTCACTTTCTTGGATTCACCGAACCTCAGTGACTGGTTGACGAAGTCAGCACTGATCACATGATCATCAGCGGTCACTACGAGTCTCTCGATAAGATTCTGTAGTTCCCTGATGTTACCCGGCCAATCATATACTTCTAATAGATTGAGTGCTTCTGGTGATAGATGATAGTTCTTGTCATATTTTTCGTTCAACTGCTGGATGAAATGGAAAGCCAGCAGCGGAACATCCTCCGGTCTTTCACGTAATGGAGGGATCTGGATCGGAATGACATTGATCCTGTAGAATAGATCTTCGCGGAATGCACCGTTCTCTACCATTTTTTCCAAATTACGATTCGTAGCAGCAATGATCTGCACATCGATCGGTATGGATTTAGTACTCCCGACTGGAGTGACTTCCTTTTCTTGCAGCACCCTCAACAGCTTCACCTGAAGACGTGATGGAAGTTCACTGATTTCATCAAGGAACAGAACGCCTTG
The DNA window shown above is from Alkalihalobacillus sp. TS-13 and carries:
- a CDS encoding NAD-dependent succinate-semialdehyde dehydrogenase; translation: MLYINGEWRKSNSGETLEVYNPATGELIDSVASGGREETREAIESAKEAFKTWKRETGQKRGKYLARVVAKMKDKADDIAKTITMEMGKPLPDAKREVGGAIAYLDWYAEEAKRIYGETIPASHPDKHLMLLREPVGVTAAITPWNFPASMITRKIGPALAAGCTVVLKPAPSTPLSAIKVFECFHEAGLPKGVANLVIGPAEEIGDEMTENPDVRKLTFTGSTNVGKLLLRKAANTVKKVSMELGGHAPLIIFDDADLDAAVQGVLVTKFKNSGQTCISTNRVYVAESIAEEFGGKLAEAAAKLKVGNGIEEGIDVGPLINSQALEKVESHVDDALRRNGKVLCGGRRSENTIGNFYEPTVINYAHDDMKISTEETFGPVAPIFTFKDETEIIERANHESYGLAAYCFTKDLGRGHRMMKELEYGIVGINDPAPIVPQAPFGGIKESGMGKEGGKSGLLEYLEEKFVSISTGN
- a CDS encoding aspartate aminotransferase family protein, whose amino-acid sequence is MTNQLTLNDSVTTNLDELDKRHYIHPTTNPKLFADNGPKLRFANGDGIYVSDAEGSQYIDGLSMLWNVNLGHGNEELAETAKEQMTKLAFSSSFAGFSNEPAVRLAEKLATMAPGDLNAVFYTSGGSESNDTAFKLSRFYWALKGMPQKRKIIALKQSYHGVTIGAQTATAIPAFHTFSGSGMTEVYHAEPHLTNCELGDKSDSNYEGCIRDVIEKEGADTVAAIILEPVQGSGGVHVPPDGYLEAVRKLCDEFNILLIADEVICGFGRTGEMFGVDNWGVVPDMMCVAKGISSGYSQLGAVLLKDEIRNTLVQYDDVLAHGFTYSGHPTACAVALKNIEILERDNIVANAKNMEFELKAGFEYLKERHPSVTNERALGLLAGFELYEDRDNGVPFDPSLLPATEVTEECFRRKLILRPLVSKVGRNIVAIAPPLIINRQQVQDIVNILDESITVFEKKYR
- the gabT gene encoding 4-aminobutyrate--2-oxoglutarate transaminase; this encodes MLLKTKHINLKTELPGPKSSALLKRKEENVPRGPFNTSPAFIEKGEGALITDIDGNTLIDLAGAIGSLNTGHCPPTVVKAVQEQVEKYIHPCFHVAMYEPYIELAEKLNAITPGNFKKKTFFLNSGAEAVENAVKIARKYTGRRAIVSFERGYHGRTSMTMALTSKVKPYKNGFGPFPSDTYKVRHPYYYRKPEGMTDNQLDDYLLKQLNDFFLGEVPPEDIAAFILEPIQGEGGFIVPSKRFVQGVREICREHGILFISDEVQTGFGRTGKMFASEHFDIDPDLITMSKSIAAGLPISAVTGKAEIMEAPNPGEIGGTYGGSPLGCVAALEVIKLLEEQNLISRANKIGVLIKNKFKEMREKTDVIGDIRGLGAMTAMEIVKDRDSKEPDKVLTGKIIAECNRRGVVILGAGLYGNVIRTLCPLVITDDQLNEALDVIGQVIEDVVKEQLEGEQ
- the ald gene encoding alanine dehydrogenase, translated to MRIGIPTEIKNNENRVALAPSGVFNLTSSGHEVYIETGAGLGSGFTDEQYMSVGAEIVLTAREAWAQEMVMKVKEPQPEEYNYFRQGLILFTYLHLAAEPALTKALLDKKVVSIAYETIQLRNGSLPLLTPMSEVAGRMAAQIGAQFLAKTHGGQGVLLSGIPGVRRGKVTIIGGGVVGMNVAKLAVGFGADVTVVDLNPERLRELDNIFGNAINTLMSNPLNIAEAVAESDLVIGAVLIPGAKAPKLVTEEMVKTMKDGAVIVDVAIDQGGIFETVDRITTHDHPTYERHGIVHYAVANMPGAVPKTSTIGLTNVTVPYALEIAGKGYAKASLENESILKGINTLDGVLTYQAVADAHGLEFMPAVTLLSEKTLAV
- a CDS encoding aldehyde dehydrogenase family protein; amino-acid sequence: METTLVKKNLFINGKWIETKTYKPLYAPFSGEQIAEIPEGNVEDVDNAIIAAEGARTVLRKMPAYQRASILEKIASLMEERSEEAARIIALEASKPITTARGEVARTIQTYKFAAEEAKRIEGKTIPLDAAPGGENRLAYTVREPIGVVAAITPFNFPMNLVAHKVGPAIAAGNPVILKPANQTPLSAFFLAELIEAAGLPAGGFNIVTGKGSVIGEAFVTDDRVKAVTFTGSPEVGTGIRNKAGLKKVTLELGSNSGVIVDEDVDLDKIISRAVQGAFAFQGQVCISLQRIYVHEAIYDTFVQKFIAETKKLVVGNPLDENTDVAAMISGQDLGRSLDWIQEAVNAGAEVAFGGKPEGNVLTPTVLLEAASDVNVSCQEVFAPIVIINRITSIDEGITLMNNSRYGLQAGIYTKDIDSGLDAADRLEVGGVLINDIPTFRVDHMPYGGVKESGTGREGLKYAIEEMTEMKLVIINRN
- a CDS encoding GNAT family N-acetyltransferase; translated protein: MNNIDLPRLEKEIVIRNITQEDVLEVAELSDDSFGPDISFKREHFASQAEIFPEGQICMEYEGKIVGSCSSLIVNFDDYADNHSYTAISDNGYIKNHNPDGLNLYGVEVSVHKDYRKLKLGRRLYDARKQVCKDLNLKSIIIGGRIPYYYKYSDIMSAKEYAEKVINDEIYDPVLTFQKNNGFVLKDVTPNYLPEDEASRGYATSMEWTNKAYTTSK